A window from Merismopedia glauca CCAP 1448/3 encodes these proteins:
- a CDS encoding lasso peptide biosynthesis B2 protein — translation MRKLRKIWQISMGDRWLLLQATLLLTLVRLSLWLLPFKIWRSLLAESTTFPVTPQLPVGKITWAVNLVSSQMPGGVKCLARALTTHVLMTQYGHIPKLKIGVAKGGEGQLEAHAWVENPEGKIVIGWLEDIGRYLPLPSLQMVNKF, via the coding sequence ATGCGGAAGTTGCGTAAGATTTGGCAAATTTCAATGGGCGATCGCTGGTTATTGCTTCAGGCTACCTTGCTTTTAACCTTGGTTCGCTTATCTTTGTGGTTGTTACCCTTCAAAATCTGGCGTTCCCTTTTAGCAGAATCCACTACCTTCCCTGTTACACCTCAACTGCCTGTAGGCAAAATTACTTGGGCTGTTAACTTAGTTAGCTCTCAGATGCCTGGAGGAGTCAAATGCCTTGCCAGAGCCTTAACCACTCACGTTTTAATGACTCAATACGGTCATATCCCTAAATTGAAGATCGGAGTGGCTAAAGGGGGTGAAGGACAGCTTGAAGCCCATGCCTGGGTAGAAAATCCAGAAGGGAAAATTGTGATCGGCTGGCTAGAAGATATAGGCAGATATCTGCCTTTACCTAGCTTGCAAATGGTCAATAAGTTCTAA
- a CDS encoding putative RiPP precursor, whose product MKQGYNTPELLVHGSVEKITLSGVLDNADVKGGPNGTADCPAGSTDPRCISG is encoded by the coding sequence ATGAAACAAGGTTACAACACCCCTGAACTATTAGTACACGGCAGCGTCGAGAAAATCACCCTTAGTGGTGTGTTAGATAATGCCGATGTCAAAGGTGGTCCCAACGGTACTGCTGATTGTCCTGCTGGTAGCACTGACCCCAGATGTATCTCTGGTTAA
- a CDS encoding lasso peptide biosynthesis PqqD family chaperone, with protein sequence MSATLSGTSVVVASQELVSSDLAGEQVILDLSSGMYYGLNPVGTRIWQLIQEPKTVKEVEETLLSEYEVEAEQCQKDLMTILEQLDEQGLIEVKNAEVA encoded by the coding sequence ATGAGTGCAACTTTGTCTGGAACTTCTGTAGTGGTAGCTAGTCAAGAGTTAGTTTCTTCCGACTTAGCTGGCGAACAAGTAATTCTCGATTTGAGTTCTGGGATGTATTACGGGCTAAATCCTGTGGGAACTAGGATTTGGCAACTGATTCAAGAGCCTAAAACAGTTAAAGAAGTTGAAGAAACTCTACTTTCAGAATATGAAGTAGAAGCAGAACAGTGCCAAAAAGACTTGATGACCATCCTCGAGCAACTTGACGAACAGGGTTTGATTGAGGTCAAAAATGCGGAAGTTGCGTAA
- a CDS encoding phycobiliprotein lyase, translated as MTIQEFFELSTGKWFSQSTKYGVGCDRPQNGRSDLIIEDLSVESPEIQKIYQDAGLNSPSNAAKISWNGSLDGSTKKVVGSTIIAAIPDSNGGDRGKLLRQVGTSTLVSDYEMGDGEVFILITPEKDATWEERIWFGSENLRLRTVVKKQGEDTQSSSFYSEIRMGGGKPPAKTETTAANA; from the coding sequence ATGACTATTCAAGAATTTTTTGAACTTAGCACTGGTAAATGGTTTTCTCAATCAACTAAGTATGGAGTAGGATGCGATCGCCCCCAAAATGGACGTTCAGATTTAATTATCGAAGATTTATCAGTTGAAAGTCCAGAAATCCAGAAAATATACCAGGATGCAGGTTTAAATTCTCCCTCTAACGCCGCTAAAATTAGCTGGAACGGCTCTCTAGATGGTTCGACCAAAAAAGTAGTTGGCAGCACGATTATCGCGGCTATACCCGATTCTAATGGGGGCGATCGCGGTAAATTGTTGCGTCAAGTGGGGACTTCAACTCTAGTTAGCGACTATGAAATGGGAGATGGTGAGGTCTTTATTTTAATTACCCCAGAAAAAGACGCAACTTGGGAAGAGAGAATCTGGTTTGGTAGTGAAAATTTACGCTTGAGAACCGTGGTGAAAAAACAAGGAGAAGACACCCAATCTAGTTCTTTCTACTCAGAAATCCGCATGGGTGGGGGAAAACCACCAGCTAAAACCGAAACTACCGCAGCAAATGCGTAA
- a CDS encoding lasso peptide produces the protein MKQAYNTPELLVHGSVEKITLNGVLENADVKGGPNGTAECPAGSTDPRCLS, from the coding sequence ATGAAACAAGCTTACAACACCCCTGAACTATTAGTACACGGTAGCGTCGAGAAAATCACCCTCAATGGCGTGTTAGAAAACGCCGATGTCAAAGGCGGTCCTAACGGCACTGCTGAGTGTCCTGCTGGCAGCACCGACCCTCGTTGCTTGTCCTAA
- a CDS encoding ABC transporter ATP-binding protein produces the protein MPNKNINEPAKSLNAKFKEALSRLGDLPKTFRLVWFAAKGWTIAWFILLIVQGLLPGATVYLTKLVVDGLKLAIEVARQTRDFGASFQVLSAPAIWMALVLIVTELLQGLVNWVRTVQSELLQDYISGLIQQKSVAADIAFYESPEYYDKLERARSDASSRSLSLLENSGSLLQNSITLLTMAAVLIPYGWWLPIALIVSMFPALIVVMRANQEYYQWWQKTTTDRRKSQYYELLLTLGSFAPEVRLFSLGSYYQSAYQALRQRLRDERLRLMVNQSMARLLAGTCGLVIAGGAMVWMVWRALLGLVTLGDLALFYQAFNRGQGLTRTLLGNVGQVYTNSLFIGNLFEFLLLEPKITDPPQPVSVPSTIKSGISFKNVSFHYPGTERSVLQNFNFTIPAGKIVAIVGDNGAGKSTLIKLLCRFYDPDSGSIELDGIDFRDFSQQELRRLITVLFQDPAPYQDKAFQNIALGDLSMSADRADIETAARAAGAHEVINRLPQKYDQVLGKWFADGTDLSGGEWQRVALARAFFRRAQIIILDEPTSAMDSWAEADWLERFRTLANGRTALVITHRFTLAMRADIIHVMRNGQIVESGTHKELLEQGGFYAQSWETQINTDFINQ, from the coding sequence ATGCCCAACAAAAACATAAATGAACCAGCAAAATCCCTAAATGCAAAATTTAAAGAAGCTTTATCCCGATTAGGAGATTTACCAAAGACTTTTAGGTTAGTATGGTTTGCTGCTAAAGGTTGGACTATAGCTTGGTTTATTTTACTAATTGTGCAAGGATTGCTACCAGGAGCTACAGTTTACTTAACTAAATTAGTGGTTGACGGACTAAAGCTAGCGATCGAAGTAGCCAGACAAACCCGTGATTTTGGTGCTAGCTTTCAAGTTCTGAGTGCCCCAGCTATTTGGATGGCACTGGTCTTGATTGTAACTGAGTTATTGCAAGGTCTGGTTAACTGGGTACGTACTGTGCAATCAGAACTGCTCCAAGACTACATCAGTGGATTAATACAACAAAAATCTGTAGCAGCCGATATAGCATTTTACGAATCACCAGAATATTACGACAAACTAGAAAGGGCACGCAGTGATGCAAGTAGTCGTTCTCTATCTTTGCTAGAAAATAGTGGCAGTTTGTTGCAAAATAGCATCACGCTTTTAACTATGGCAGCCGTTTTGATTCCTTATGGATGGTGGTTGCCGATCGCCTTAATCGTGAGTATGTTCCCAGCTTTAATTGTGGTGATGCGTGCTAACCAAGAATACTATCAATGGTGGCAGAAAACCACTACCGATCGGCGTAAATCTCAATACTATGAACTTTTATTGACTCTTGGTTCCTTTGCTCCTGAAGTAAGGTTATTCAGTCTAGGGTCATATTATCAGTCTGCTTATCAAGCATTACGGCAGCGTTTACGCGATGAACGTCTGCGCCTAATGGTAAATCAGAGCATGGCGAGATTATTAGCTGGAACCTGCGGATTGGTAATTGCTGGTGGAGCTATGGTATGGATGGTGTGGCGAGCTTTGTTGGGCTTGGTGACCCTAGGGGATTTAGCCTTATTTTATCAAGCTTTTAACCGAGGTCAAGGTTTAACTCGTACCCTTTTAGGAAACGTAGGGCAAGTCTACACCAATAGTTTATTCATTGGTAACCTCTTTGAATTTTTGCTCTTAGAGCCAAAAATTACAGATCCACCTCAGCCCGTATCAGTTCCATCCACGATCAAATCGGGAATTTCTTTTAAAAATGTCAGTTTCCACTACCCTGGAACTGAAAGATCTGTCTTACAAAACTTTAATTTCACAATCCCAGCCGGGAAAATAGTTGCTATTGTTGGTGATAATGGTGCTGGCAAAAGTACTTTAATTAAACTACTTTGTCGTTTTTACGATCCAGATAGTGGCAGTATTGAGCTAGATGGCATTGATTTTCGGGATTTTTCCCAACAAGAACTGCGTCGTTTAATTACAGTTTTATTCCAAGATCCTGCTCCCTATCAAGATAAAGCTTTTCAGAACATAGCTTTGGGGGATTTATCAATGTCAGCAGATAGAGCTGACATTGAAACTGCTGCGAGAGCGGCTGGCGCTCATGAAGTGATTAACCGTCTTCCTCAAAAATACGATCAAGTATTGGGGAAATGGTTTGCTGATGGCACAGATCTAAGTGGTGGAGAATGGCAACGTGTAGCTCTAGCACGGGCTTTTTTCCGCAGAGCGCAAATCATTATTCTTGACGAACCTACCAGTGCTATGGATTCTTGGGCTGAAGCAGATTGGCTAGAGCGTTTTCGGACTTTGGCTAATGGTAGAACCGCTTTAGTAATCACTCACAGATTCACTCTGGCAATGCGAGCAGATATCATTCATGTTATGCGTAATGGTCAAATAGTAGAATCAGGCACGCATAAGGAACTATTGGAGCAGGGCGGTTTTTATGCTCAGTCTTGGGAAACACAGATAAATACAGATTTTATTAATCAATAA
- the ribBA gene encoding bifunctional 3,4-dihydroxy-2-butanone-4-phosphate synthase/GTP cyclohydrolase II: MESKVYASTSQFQFDSIDTALADLKAGRAIIVVDDENRENEGDLVCAAQFATPDLINFMAVYARGLICLSMTGDRLDQLDLPLMVTNNTDNNQTAFTVSIDGAKHLGVGTGISAEDRARTIQIAINPSAKAEDLRRPGHIFPLRAREGGVLKRAGHTEAGVDLAKLAGLYPAAVICEIQNSDGSMARLPELFEYAQTHQLKIISIADLISYKLLNERFVLRETIAQLPTQFGEFQIYGYRNTLDQSDHVAIVKGDPSQFGDRPVMVRVHSECLTGDALGSLRCDCRMQLQAALKMIENAGEGVVVYLRQEGRGIGLINKLKAYSLQDLGLDTVEANERLGFPADLRNYGVGAQMLYDLGVRKIRLITNNPRKIAGLKGYGLEMVDRVPLLIEANDYNSVYLATKAEKLGHMLLQTYLITFAIEWEREDGSLERYEHLEKLRYLANQHHLLLREEARPVATAVFGNPSLTAHLGFDQANLATGEWYKQPNHPYLQAMCQILNEIAQLPGVKKLEFMVSTGCDPLTGLQMKLDRQTFPLTQTPLSICDRLETQTIYSFVKG; this comes from the coding sequence GTGGAATCAAAAGTATACGCTTCAACTTCACAATTTCAGTTTGACTCGATTGACACAGCCTTGGCAGATTTAAAGGCTGGTCGAGCGATTATCGTCGTTGATGATGAAAATCGGGAAAACGAGGGGGATTTAGTCTGTGCAGCCCAGTTTGCCACCCCAGACTTGATTAATTTTATGGCTGTGTATGCTAGGGGATTGATTTGCTTGTCAATGACAGGCGATCGCCTCGATCAACTAGATTTACCTTTGATGGTAACTAACAACACTGACAACAACCAGACGGCGTTTACAGTCAGTATTGATGGAGCTAAGCATCTAGGAGTGGGAACGGGTATTTCCGCAGAAGATCGGGCACGCACTATTCAAATTGCCATAAATCCTAGTGCTAAAGCTGAAGATTTACGCCGTCCTGGTCATATCTTTCCTTTACGAGCCAGAGAGGGGGGAGTCCTCAAACGAGCCGGACATACGGAAGCAGGGGTAGATTTAGCCAAATTAGCTGGACTTTACCCAGCAGCAGTAATCTGCGAAATCCAGAATTCTGACGGCTCAATGGCAAGGTTACCAGAACTGTTTGAGTACGCCCAAACTCACCAGCTTAAGATTATCAGTATCGCCGATCTGATTAGCTATAAGTTGCTGAACGAGAGATTTGTGTTGAGAGAAACGATCGCTCAATTACCGACTCAGTTTGGAGAATTCCAAATTTATGGGTATCGCAACACTCTAGATCAATCCGATCACGTAGCGATTGTCAAAGGCGATCCGAGTCAGTTTGGCGATCGCCCTGTTATGGTTAGGGTACACTCAGAATGTCTTACGGGTGATGCTCTGGGTTCTCTCCGTTGCGACTGTCGGATGCAGCTTCAAGCTGCCTTAAAAATGATCGAAAATGCGGGAGAGGGAGTAGTTGTCTATCTGCGACAAGAAGGTCGGGGAATCGGGCTGATTAACAAGTTAAAAGCCTATTCATTACAAGATTTAGGTTTAGATACTGTAGAAGCTAACGAAAGATTGGGTTTTCCTGCCGATTTGCGGAATTATGGAGTAGGGGCGCAAATGCTCTACGACTTGGGAGTTAGAAAAATCCGCCTGATTACCAATAATCCTCGTAAAATAGCTGGTTTGAAGGGTTATGGATTGGAAATGGTGGATCGAGTTCCTTTATTAATTGAAGCAAACGACTATAACTCAGTTTATCTAGCAACGAAAGCTGAAAAACTAGGTCATATGCTGCTGCAAACCTACCTGATAACATTTGCCATTGAGTGGGAACGGGAGGATGGTTCGTTGGAGCGGTACGAACATCTAGAAAAACTCAGATATTTGGCAAATCAGCATCATTTACTCCTTAGAGAAGAAGCTAGACCTGTAGCGACGGCTGTTTTTGGCAATCCTTCATTGACTGCACATTTAGGATTCGATCAAGCAAACTTAGCCACGGGAGAATGGTACAAACAACCAAATCACCCTTATTTACAAGCAATGTGCCAGATATTGAACGAAATAGCTCAATTGCCAGGGGTGAAAAAGTTAGAATTCATGGTTTCGACAGGTTGCGATCCTTTAACGGGTTTACAGATGAAGCTAGATCGACAAACTTTTCCTTTAACTCAAACACCCTTGAGTATTTGCGATCGCCTGGAAACTCAAACCATTTATAGTTTTGTCAAAGGATGA
- a CDS encoding lasso peptide, translating into MKQAYSTPELLVHGSVEKITLNGVLENADVKGGPNGTAECPAGSTDPRCLS; encoded by the coding sequence ATGAAACAAGCTTACAGCACCCCTGAACTATTAGTACACGGTAGCGTCGAGAAAATCACCCTCAATGGCGTGTTAGAAAACGCCGATGTTAAAGGCGGTCCTAACGGCACTGCTGAGTGTCCTGCTGGCAGCACCGACCCTCGTTGCTTGTCCTAG
- a CDS encoding 2OG-Fe(II) oxygenase: MAILNVNKTRNIEFLSRAGLFLTEDFLNQDLHAEILAEARLQSKERAKISRNSMSLIDDDFRKTSIVHISESKALLIKAELLSLKPTLESCFNVKLKGCQPPQILSYEVGDFFGIHIDNAGKAPDAADFLKERRVSVVIFLNDQVETPQANSYMGGTLTFYKLIKNDPRWDAFGFPLMGKANLLVAFPSDVLHEVKTVTYGERFTMVTWFV, translated from the coding sequence ATGGCAATACTTAATGTAAATAAAACGAGAAATATAGAATTTTTGAGCAGGGCTGGCTTATTTTTAACTGAAGATTTTTTGAATCAAGATTTGCACGCCGAAATTTTAGCTGAAGCCAGATTGCAGAGTAAAGAACGTGCTAAGATTTCTAGGAATTCCATGAGTTTGATCGACGATGATTTCCGTAAAACCAGCATAGTTCACATTTCGGAATCTAAAGCTCTGCTCATTAAAGCTGAACTTTTATCTTTAAAGCCTACTTTGGAAAGTTGCTTCAATGTCAAACTCAAAGGTTGTCAGCCACCGCAGATTCTTTCATATGAAGTGGGAGACTTTTTTGGAATTCATATTGATAACGCTGGGAAAGCGCCTGATGCGGCTGACTTTTTAAAAGAGCGGCGAGTATCTGTAGTCATCTTCTTGAACGATCAGGTGGAAACACCCCAAGCTAATTCATATATGGGTGGAACATTAACATTTTACAAGTTGATCAAAAACGATCCGCGTTGGGATGCTTTTGGTTTTCCCTTAATGGGGAAAGCCAATTTATTGGTGGCTTTCCCTTCGGATGTTTTGCATGAAGTCAAAACAGTAACTTATGGAGAACGCTTCACGATGGTTACCTGGTTTGTCTAA
- the ypfJ gene encoding KPN_02809 family neutral zinc metallopeptidase — translation MKWNEMRESNNVEDRRGIPGGAGSVGIGTALVAVVLGLIFGVSPLQVLNFLQGNQGVPTSQTSSQPINDRDSAFVKSVLGDTEDTWDKIFSTQLKRRYEPPKLVLFNNGVNSGCGSAQTATGPFYCPSDRKVYLDLGFFEQVQATAGTNSDFARSYAIAHEVGHHVQTTLGISAKVRQAQANASPEEANALSVRQELQADCFAGLWAYYTAQRGLINEQDVAGALNTATQIGDDYLQKRSRGYAVPDSFTHGSSQQRVSWFTRGLKSGDIDQCNTFASP, via the coding sequence GTGAAGTGGAATGAGATGCGGGAAAGTAATAATGTCGAAGATAGACGCGGTATACCTGGAGGTGCAGGAAGCGTTGGTATTGGTACAGCCCTAGTAGCAGTGGTTTTAGGGCTAATATTTGGCGTTAGCCCTTTACAAGTCTTGAATTTCCTACAGGGTAACCAGGGAGTACCTACTTCTCAAACAAGTTCCCAACCCATAAACGATCGCGATTCTGCATTTGTCAAATCAGTCTTGGGTGATACTGAGGATACCTGGGACAAGATTTTCTCAACACAGCTTAAGCGCAGATATGAACCCCCTAAGCTAGTTTTATTCAATAATGGGGTAAATTCGGGGTGCGGATCGGCTCAAACGGCGACAGGACCTTTTTATTGTCCATCGGATCGCAAAGTTTACTTAGATTTAGGCTTTTTTGAACAGGTTCAAGCTACTGCTGGCACTAATAGTGACTTTGCTAGATCTTATGCGATCGCCCACGAAGTCGGACATCACGTTCAAACTACTTTGGGAATCTCAGCTAAGGTGAGACAAGCACAAGCTAATGCTAGCCCAGAAGAAGCTAATGCGCTATCTGTACGCCAAGAATTGCAAGCAGATTGTTTTGCTGGCTTGTGGGCGTACTATACTGCCCAACGAGGCTTAATTAATGAGCAAGATGTTGCAGGAGCCTTGAATACTGCAACTCAAATCGGCGATGATTATTTACAAAAGCGATCGCGCGGCTATGCAGTCCCCGACTCGTTTACCCACGGAAGTTCCCAACAACGGGTTTCTTGGTTTACGCGCGGTTTGAAATCAGGCGATATCGACCAATGCAACACTTTTGCGTCACCATAA
- a CDS encoding lasso peptide isopeptide bond-forming cyclase codes for MSAIAGIYYLDNRPVDLTDLTRMTDILAHRGSDGVNKWSDRFIGFGHRMLWTTPESLLEKLPFHKETSQLTITADARIDNRDDLIAKLELTHLPPEKITDSQIILAAYEKWGEDCPKELLGDFAFAIWDGSKHQLFCARDCFGIKPFYYYHSAQQFAFATEIKALLCLPEIPSNINELMVADHLSSICPDPTITFYEGIVRLLPAHTLTITQVGSTSKCYWKLDPSRELRLGSNQEYAQAFREIFTEAVRCRLRTAFPLGSMLSGGLDSSSVSCTARKILDNSAPLHTFSAVFDHITQCDERPYQDSVLAQGGFEPYRLAVDEISPLVEIQQVHRQEEGALLGGNHYILWCLQKGARERAIRVLLSGFDGDTVVSHGTGYLRELAENRQWVKLAKEVIQFSRKSNQPWKGALWSWVVEYGIKPLVSKYPILRRGRNFRRALTGKVLSQKLNRTVNISGLSTSLNDRFVKELNLKERFKTHYQNNQAFPKTEREDHYFKFHGDYFVHTFESMDKAAAIFGMELRFPFWDKRLVEFCLSLPPEQKLENGWSRLVMRRGMENILPPKVQWRKGKINFTNSFNQGLLTFERELLDDLFFNQLHLIEKYVDVKTVQDAYVKFVNQKATSNESVILWRVISLALWLQDTTLNKSDIPQIKGGDLICSK; via the coding sequence ATGAGTGCGATCGCTGGTATCTATTACCTCGACAATCGCCCTGTGGATCTTACCGATCTGACAAGAATGACAGACATTCTTGCTCATCGCGGTTCTGATGGAGTCAACAAATGGAGCGATCGCTTCATCGGCTTCGGACATCGAATGCTTTGGACAACCCCTGAATCTCTATTAGAAAAGTTACCCTTCCACAAAGAAACCTCTCAACTCACTATCACTGCTGATGCTCGGATCGACAATAGAGATGATTTGATTGCTAAGTTAGAATTAACACATCTGCCGCCTGAGAAAATTACTGACAGCCAAATTATTTTAGCCGCCTATGAAAAATGGGGTGAAGATTGTCCTAAAGAATTATTAGGAGATTTTGCCTTTGCTATTTGGGATGGCTCGAAGCATCAACTATTTTGTGCCAGAGATTGTTTCGGCATCAAACCGTTTTACTACTACCATTCAGCGCAACAGTTTGCCTTTGCCACAGAAATCAAAGCTCTATTGTGCTTACCGGAAATACCCTCAAACATTAATGAATTGATGGTGGCAGATCACTTATCCTCCATCTGTCCCGATCCGACTATCACCTTTTATGAAGGAATTGTGAGGTTACTTCCTGCCCATACCCTGACAATTACCCAAGTAGGAAGCACCAGTAAATGTTACTGGAAACTCGATCCATCTCGCGAACTGCGACTTGGTTCAAACCAAGAGTATGCCCAAGCCTTCCGTGAAATTTTTACTGAGGCTGTGCGTTGCCGTTTGCGGACAGCTTTTCCTCTCGGTTCAATGCTCAGTGGTGGGTTAGATTCGTCTTCTGTTTCTTGTACAGCGAGAAAAATCCTAGATAATAGCGCACCATTGCATACATTTTCTGCGGTATTTGACCACATCACTCAGTGTGATGAACGTCCTTATCAAGATTCCGTTTTAGCTCAAGGAGGTTTTGAACCTTACCGCCTAGCTGTAGATGAGATTAGCCCATTGGTAGAGATTCAACAAGTCCATCGGCAAGAAGAGGGGGCATTGTTGGGGGGAAACCACTATATCCTTTGGTGTTTGCAAAAGGGTGCTAGAGAGCGCGCTATCAGAGTTCTACTCAGTGGTTTTGATGGGGATACAGTAGTTTCCCACGGAACCGGATATTTAAGAGAGCTAGCCGAAAATCGACAGTGGGTAAAACTAGCGAAAGAAGTGATTCAATTTTCTCGAAAATCCAATCAACCTTGGAAAGGTGCTTTGTGGAGTTGGGTAGTGGAATATGGAATTAAACCTCTAGTTTCTAAATATCCGATTCTCCGGCGAGGACGAAACTTCCGTCGAGCTTTAACTGGAAAAGTTCTATCTCAAAAGCTCAACCGTACCGTAAATATTTCAGGATTAAGTACTTCTTTAAACGATCGCTTTGTTAAAGAATTGAATTTAAAAGAGCGTTTCAAAACACATTACCAAAACAATCAAGCTTTTCCAAAAACCGAAAGGGAAGATCATTACTTTAAGTTTCACGGAGATTATTTTGTTCATACTTTCGAGTCAATGGATAAAGCGGCAGCTATTTTTGGAATGGAGTTGCGATTTCCTTTTTGGGACAAGCGGCTAGTTGAATTTTGCCTCTCTCTACCTCCAGAGCAAAAGCTGGAAAATGGATGGTCTCGATTAGTAATGCGCCGTGGAATGGAAAACATCCTACCTCCCAAAGTCCAGTGGCGCAAAGGAAAAATCAACTTTACTAATAGCTTTAATCAAGGACTGTTAACTTTTGAACGTGAGTTACTAGATGATTTATTTTTCAACCAGCTTCACTTAATTGAAAAGTATGTTGATGTTAAGACTGTTCAAGATGCATATGTCAAGTTTGTCAATCAAAAAGCTACTAGTAATGAATCTGTGATTTTGTGGAGGGTTATATCTTTGGCGCTCTGGTTACAAGATACAACTTTAAACAAATCAGATATTCCTCAAATAAAAGGGGGTGATTTGATATGTAGTAAGTAA